One region of Wyeomyia smithii strain HCP4-BCI-WySm-NY-G18 chromosome 3, ASM2978416v1, whole genome shotgun sequence genomic DNA includes:
- the LOC129729703 gene encoding uncharacterized protein LOC129729703 isoform X2, whose amino-acid sequence MEQVSYHPGQRISFPRGYQHFRIGTANVSTSVESNITTLDEALYVAMDCPAVIEMEFVKMWRLVLPPDLAFGNFANNGIHIIVINPTRSYRITYLDLHSNLISNIGNLSALEKLETLRLDRNYIEVIDPSSFSSLTKLKRLNLRGNHLRSFPWHSLASSVVHIDISKNKLESVNLTDLLFPALVYMNLAKNDIKALNVTDILRAAPNLREAYLFNHEIPIDEMGDIAGALRERGIIYTEVDEQYCWPNEDYVDGRCVKRLLPRKPKYTWKTAVVAVCVLTGLGLLGYIIYLAYLRVIR is encoded by the coding sequence ATGGAGCAAGTCAGCTACCATCCCGGGCAACGAATCAGTTTTCCAAGAGGATATCAGCACTTTCGCATTGGTACGGCGAATGTTTCCACTTCGGTTGAGTCAAACATCACGACGCTGGATGAAGCTTTGTATGTAGCAATGGATTGCCCTGCCGTCATCGAAATGGAGTTCGTTAAAATGTGGCGCTTGGTTTTACCCCCGGATCTGGCATTCGGTAACTTTGCCAACAACGGAATACACATTATTGTCATCAATCCCACCAGAAGTTACCGAATCACTTATCTAGACCTGCATTCCAATTTGATTTCCAACATCGGTAACCTCAGTGCGCTCGAGAAACTAGAGACGCTACGCCTAGATCGGAACTACATCGAAGTGATTGACCCGAGCTCCTTTAGTTCGCTTACCAAACTGAAACGGTTGAACCTCAGAGGCAATCATTTGCGTTCCTTTCCTTGGCACTCGCTGGCCAGCAGTGTAGTTCACAtagatatttccaaaaataagcTCGAATCAGTAAACTTAACGGATTTGTTGTTTCCGGCTCTAGTGTATATGAATCTAGCAAAAAACGACATAAAAGCGCTAAACGTAACGGATATTTTGCGAGCAGCCCCGAACCTGCGGGAGGCGTATCTATTCAACCATGAGATCCCTATAGATGAAATGGGCGATATTGCGGGGGCCCTCCGCGAACGGGGTATTATTTACACCGAAGTTGATGAACAATATTGCTGGCCCAACGAGGATTACGTCGACGGTCGCTGTGTCAAGCGGCTGCTGCCGCGAAAGCCGAAGTACACATGGAAAACGGCCGTGGTTGCGGTGTGCGTTCTGACGGGATTAGGTTTGCTAGGTTATATCATATATTTGGCCTATTTACGAGTGATTCGTTAA
- the LOC129729703 gene encoding uncharacterized protein LOC129729703 isoform X1 → MTLPVISWLLMIFIVSAETVLDYHCLESSTKYRCVMEQVSYHPGQRISFPRGYQHFRIGTANVSTSVESNITTLDEALYVAMDCPAVIEMEFVKMWRLVLPPDLAFGNFANNGIHIIVINPTRSYRITYLDLHSNLISNIGNLSALEKLETLRLDRNYIEVIDPSSFSSLTKLKRLNLRGNHLRSFPWHSLASSVVHIDISKNKLESVNLTDLLFPALVYMNLAKNDIKALNVTDILRAAPNLREAYLFNHEIPIDEMGDIAGALRERGIIYTEVDEQYCWPNEDYVDGRCVKRLLPRKPKYTWKTAVVAVCVLTGLGLLGYIIYLAYLRVIR, encoded by the exons ATGACGCTGCCAGTGATATCTTG GTTACTGATGATCTTCATAGTTTCAGCGGAGACTGTCCTCGACTATCACTGTCTAGAGTCGTCTACAAAGTACCGATGTGTGATGGAGCAAGTCAGCTACCATCCCGGGCAACGAATCAGTTTTCCAAGAGGATATCAGCACTTTCGCATTGGTACGGCGAATGTTTCCACTTCGGTTGAGTCAAACATCACGACGCTGGATGAAGCTTTGTATGTAGCAATGGATTGCCCTGCCGTCATCGAAATGGAGTTCGTTAAAATGTGGCGCTTGGTTTTACCCCCGGATCTGGCATTCGGTAACTTTGCCAACAACGGAATACACATTATTGTCATCAATCCCACCAGAAGTTACCGAATCACTTATCTAGACCTGCATTCCAATTTGATTTCCAACATCGGTAACCTCAGTGCGCTCGAGAAACTAGAGACGCTACGCCTAGATCGGAACTACATCGAAGTGATTGACCCGAGCTCCTTTAGTTCGCTTACCAAACTGAAACGGTTGAACCTCAGAGGCAATCATTTGCGTTCCTTTCCTTGGCACTCGCTGGCCAGCAGTGTAGTTCACAtagatatttccaaaaataagcTCGAATCAGTAAACTTAACGGATTTGTTGTTTCCGGCTCTAGTGTATATGAATCTAGCAAAAAACGACATAAAAGCGCTAAACGTAACGGATATTTTGCGAGCAGCCCCGAACCTGCGGGAGGCGTATCTATTCAACCATGAGATCCCTATAGATGAAATGGGCGATATTGCGGGGGCCCTCCGCGAACGGGGTATTATTTACACCGAAGTTGATGAACAATATTGCTGGCCCAACGAGGATTACGTCGACGGTCGCTGTGTCAAGCGGCTGCTGCCGCGAAAGCCGAAGTACACATGGAAAACGGCCGTGGTTGCGGTGTGCGTTCTGACGGGATTAGGTTTGCTAGGTTATATCATATATTTGGCCTATTTACGAGTGATTCGTTAA